Genomic DNA from Panthera leo isolate Ple1 chromosome E3, P.leo_Ple1_pat1.1, whole genome shotgun sequence:
CGGAGAAGGGAGCGCACCCCCGGCaaccgccccccgccccaaaaCGGGCCGCCGCCGGAAGCTCGACCCGCACAtccggcggcgggcgggggccgaGGGCGGCCGCCGAGCTTGCTGGGAGTCGTAGTTCCTGGCCGCTCTCTGGCGGAAATGCGGGGGCGAGCGTCACGTAACGTGGTCGCGGGGGCCGCCGGGAAGTGTAGTCCGCAGGACTCAAGCATGAACGCGACGGGCGTGAGGATGGTGACCCGGAGCCGCAGCCGGGGCCCGGGGGCCGGgccgcgggggggtggggagaaggccgCGCCGCTCTGGAAGGGAGAGGCGGCTGCAGGTAGTGCCGCGCCCGGATCGGAGCCTGGGGAGAGAAACGGGGGAAGGGGCCTGCAaggggctggggactgggggctgggaTTCGGGGTCGCTCCCACGTGCGGCCCTGGCTCCCACCCTGCGCCCTGTTCCTAGGACACAGGGACAGGGGTCCCCAGGGACGGGGTCCGGGcgctcccacctcccccatcatCGTCCTGAACTGGAAGCCTGCCCCGAGATATTCCACTTGTGCCAAGCTAGCTGTGGGCCGACCAGCCTTATCCTCATAGCTGCTTCCCTCTCAGAGAGACCAGGTGCCGCGGGCACGTGCAGCAGGAAGTCCTCTTTCCCGGCTGGCTAGCGGGTGCCTCCCGGGGGGCGTGGTCTTCGCTAGGTTTATCCTCGTAGGCATTAATGACCTAGGAACTGTAGGGTGAGCAAGACCCGCAGGTCCCTGCAACGTGCCCTGCGGGGCGGCCAGAGGGGGGTTCTCATAGGCACCCAGTGAACTTAGAGGTAGTCCAGACAGGGAGCTCCACTGTGATACAGGCATGGCGGAAGCACCGGGGCAAGAAGTCTGTGACAATGGCCGCTAGGCAGGAGCTGTGATGTTGGGGTGGAGTTTGGAGTTCGCCGCGAGTACAAGGAAAAAGCAACGAGGATACTTAAGCAGAAGTGATGCAGTCTGTTTTTGGGCCAGAAATTTCTCTCTGGCGCAGTGTGGAAActagattggggggggggggaggggcaccatGGCAGAGGCTGTTGGTAGAGTCCTCCTGTGCTAACGCAGACTTGGTCAGGAAGGCAGTGGCGTAAGGAGGGCTGAGTCGTCCAAGTGTGGCCTGCAGAGGCCAGAGCACCCCCGCTGCGGTAGATGGTTGTGGAGTGAATAATGCTGGGTGAGTAGCAGGTAGGGCACCACCCACACCCCACCCTCACCTATGGCCCCTGCTGAAGGCTCGGAATGGCACTAtttgcagaaggaaggaagagcccCAGCCCTTCGAGGCATCGGCGGAAGACACAAAAACTGAATGTGGCCTACGATCGCGAGGAAGAAGACACCAAACCCCCCAGGGCACCAAGCTGGGAGCCCCGGGACTGGCGGCAGCAGCTGCTGAACATCCGCGCCATGAGGAGCGGGAAGGACGCACCTGTGGACTGGCTGGGGGTTGAGCACTGCTACGACTCCGACGCACCCCCAAAGGTAGGCCGGGGCCCCAGCCGCCTGGGGACGCCCTTCTGGACAAGACGCCTGCTTCCTCTCAGGCCTCGGGCGGGGCACAGCCTGACACGTGGCAGCTCGCGGCTGACGCCCTCACCTGCAGGACCTGGAGCGCCCACCGGCATCACCTGCTTCATGGTGGCCGCTCAGCAGGCCAGGACTACCTGTGCCCCGGGCTTCCTGCTCCGTCTCCTGCCAGCAGAGGCCCAGGCGCAGCAGGCCAGCTCAGTAGTGTTTGCTGAGAGTTCCTTCCACTTCATGGCCTGGAGCCTGATCCTTAGACGAACTCGCTTCTAATCCCAGCCCTGCTGCCAGGGACCTGGGTGCACGTAGTTGTTCGGGCTTCATCTGCTCACGTGTGACACGGATGGTGTTACTCACGAAGCAGTCACAGGCACACGTGCAGCCA
This window encodes:
- the NTHL1 gene encoding endonuclease III-like protein 1 isoform X3 is translated as MRGRASRNVVAGAAGKCSPQDSSMNATGVRMVTRSRSRGPGAGPRGGGEKAAPLWKGEAAAEGRKSPSPSRHRRKTQKLNVAYDREEEDTKPPRAPSWEPRDWRQQLLNIRAMRSGKDAPVDWLGVEHCYDSDAPPKVRRYQVLLSLMLSSQTKDQVTAGAMQRLRARGLTVDSILQTDDSTLGTLIYPVGFWRSKVKYIKQTSAILQQRYGGDIPDSVAELVALPGVGPKMAHLAMAVAWGTVSGIVETRRGLPLAGRRKPP
- the NTHL1 gene encoding endonuclease III-like protein 1 isoform X4, with the translated sequence MRGRASRNVVAGAAGKCSPQDSSMNATGVRMVTRSRSRGPGAGPRGGGEKAAPLWKGEAAAEGRKSPSPSRHRRKTQKLNVAYDREEEDTKPPRAPSWEPRDWRQQLLNIRAMRSGKDAPVDWLGVEHCYDSDAPPKVRRYQVLLSLMLSSQTKDQVTAGAMQRLRARGLTVDSILQTDDSTLGTLIYPVGFWRSKVKYIKQTSAILQQRYGGDIPDSVAELVALPGVGPKMAHLAMAVAWGTVSGIETRRGLPLAGRRKPP